In Parasteatoda tepidariorum isolate YZ-2023 chromosome 2, CAS_Ptep_4.0, whole genome shotgun sequence, one DNA window encodes the following:
- the LOC107439081 gene encoding uncharacterized protein, which yields MENELIPPESYTPLLPVATETSDQYQWPEYFSRPDPIRPSHNLTVGGPLQSPPQKPRLWFHKISSYCDSFIEKPFPHQEKAVMASDWRHPVGKKGKFQKRSVYETDYKWPREIQKPRGKHGVNKNASCIPGGVVQRAFAKEVTDHSNTKKSSTRMENGLLTRPNVWHTKTTYRHDYDANPTD from the exons ttgcAACAGAGACGTCCGACCAGTATCAGTGGCCGGAGTATTTCTCAAGACCGGACCCCATTCGCCCCAGTCATAACCTGACCGTGGGCGGACCCCTCCAATCCCCACCTCAGAAACCGCGACTGtggtttcacaaaatatcttccTATTGTGacagttttattgaaaaacctTTCCCACATCAGGAAAAAGCTGTTATGGCCTCTGATTGGAGACATCCTGTcggaaagaaaggaaaattccaaaaaagaaGCGTTTATGAAACTGACTATAAGTGGCCGAGAGAAATTCAGAAGCCAAGAGGGAAACATGGTGTGAATAAAAATGCCAGCTGTATTCCTGGAGGGGTAGTGCAACGTGCATTTGCTAAGGAAGTTACAGATCATAGCAATAC gaaaaaatctTCCACAAGAATGGAGAATGGGCTTCTTACTCGACCTAATGTTTGGCACACGAAAACCACTTACAGACATGATTATGACGCCAATCCCACTGATTAA